The Helianthus annuus cultivar XRQ/B chromosome 15, HanXRQr2.0-SUNRISE, whole genome shotgun sequence genomic sequence TAGTATCATATATGCATTTTTTAATTTGAAAATGTTATCTTAATacacaaactaattttatttattttggacTTATTAGGCCCCTAAGAAATGTAAGTCAGTAATCATTCAGTCACATGATTCTGTAATTGCTCATCGTACCCGTTCAAAGTTTGGAAACAAAAAAGAAACTGTTGTTGATAAGGTCGAGGCCGCTGAACCTGTACCTGTTAGCCGTAAACGTTCCAATTTGAAAACGATGAAAACAGATTCATTCATTGAATTCACGAAGGTAGCAGAAAATCGATTGGTATGTCTTTGAATGTTATTAAATATTGTGTTACTTCATATATTGCTAACAATAATATGTTACATATTAATTTGAAattcttattttttattatgtattCAGCGTTTACCGTGTCATGTTTCGGATGATTTGTGTCTTTCTGTTGACAACCTGCCTGAAGTTTCGGTAAAAAACCTTAGATGTGAGGTAACAAACATCAAGACGTTAGCGGAAAGGACTGGTGATGTTTACAGGTATGGTTTTTCCAAGTGGTCGAGATTCTTGAAATCAAATCAAATACCCATTGGCGCTACTCTATTCTTTAAATATGTGAAGTCTTCTCAGCTTTTGATGTTGACCAAAGTTGTTCACAAGACTACAAAGAAAAGAGGTCGTGCCTGACTATTTGCAATTGTGGTCGTTAGTTTGGACTTTAGATGTTTTGGCAACATGTTGGTTATTACTTAATAGTAGTTCTTAATGTTTTGGAAATCGGATATTAGATATGTTATCCTTTGGACAGTTAGTACTTAAAACAATTCTCTTTTGTAAGAATGTTAGCAACCCATTTTGAATTGTTATGATGGTTGTTGTTTATAAAGTTTATATGGTTTGCTTAAGCAATATGACATACTTATTTGACTGTTTTTTAGTTCGGTTTTAAGTAATGTTTGTtcatgttttttatttaattagattacaAATTTTAGTAATCTACTCATATGAGGTTAGATTAAAATCATTCTTTCAAAGATATGTTAACTTTAACCGGTAGTATATACATTTATATGACCATTACTTTTGTTTGTTTCTCTTTGTTACACACTCACAACAAAAAATATAGTGGATGGATATGAGCCTCTAAATATACAGGTTTTATATCTTTAACGTCTTCACAAATTCTCTATTATAGAGATATCAATGTAATGGTATTTTTGTTGTTACTTTAAATTTAAATTACATATGATTTTTTATATAGACTACTCAACTTATCATTGTATTACATTTTAAAAAATGGCAATAAATGAAAATAACGATAATAATATTCATACAGTATACTAACGTGTCTGACATAAACTAAACATAAAGCGACATACAAGTACACTTCACTGTTACTGAACACATGATATTTTATATTTACATTACAAATTTCTAAAACCTTCTTTGTATACGACATTTGACGTTGTATCAGAAAGATTTCCATCACTATCTAGAATAACAATTTTGAGGCCATCTCGTCGGGTAACTCTTGATAATGCAACATACAATTGACCATGTGTGAAAACtggatttttcaaaaacaaaCCAACTCTAGAGAGTGATTGTCCTTGACTTTTGTTTATGGTCATTGCAAAAGATACCGCAAGTGGAAATTGTCTTCTTTGTAACTTAATGTGAAGTTTTTTGTCTGTAGGTATCAACGTAATTCTAGGAATATAATGACGATCGCCAATGTGACTTCCAGAGATAATCTCTACCTGTATAACACGTTTACCCAAAGAGACCACCTTTAATCTTGTTCCGTTACACAAACCACTTTTTTGGTCAATATTTCTAAGAAGCATGACCGGAACACCTACCTTGAAAACTAACCTATGATTCGGCAAACCAGAAGCTTTAATTCCATTAAGAATATCCGGTGAGCATAATGTATCATCTAAATTCTCATTAAGCATTTCTGTTGGACAGATACTATCTGAGCTTAAATATTCCTTCTCAACTCCCGGAAAAAGTGACAGCATACGATCGTTAATTTCTTGAACAACGTCATTTGTTGGAGCTAGAATGGCTCTTTGATGGAAGTAATTTGCTTCATTGAAATTATATATAAGAGAAGGATATACAAACTCGATTAACTCTGAAATGGGATCAGACGAATGTTTGATGAGAAGATCTTCGGGTATTTGTAAAATTGCATTGCCGTCATTCACACCACCGACATTACCTTCACCTATATCCAAAAGCCAGTTTGCAAAGTTGGTAGTTTCTTGTATTTCAGATGGATCATTTGAGGTACTCAACCTCAaatttttggtcaattttaggaCTTTGCAAGTTCTCCAAATATAAGAAGAACTTAAAGAAGCATTTACAATTTGTTGTCTGCTTCCTCCTGGCACCACAGGTAGTATTTGTCGGAAGTCTCCTCCAAAAACTATAACTTTCCCACCAAATGGCAATTCTGATGATGCTCCAGATACAGATCTAAAAAGGTCTTTTAACGATCTGTCCAAAGCTTCAAATCCATGTTTATGTACCATTGGTGCTTCGTCCCAAATAATAAGTGATGTTTCTTGTAATAAACGTGCAAGATCGCTATCTGGCTTAATGAAACAAAAAGAATCCTCATCTAAATTGATAGGAATGTGGAACCGAGAGTGAGCAGTCCTCCCTCCTGATAGCAAAAGAGATGCAATTCCACTGGAAGCAACACTTAAAACAATTTTCCCTTCTGATCTTATAGATGCACATAAAGtcttccaaagatatgtttttcCTGTTCCACCGTAACCATAAACAAAAAAAACCCCTCCTTTGTTGTTATCCACCGCTGTGATGATTTCTTCATATATAACCCGTTGTTCTTTAGTTAATGAAGAGAAAAGTTTACGAAACTCTTCAACTAATATCTCCTTGTCATAAGCCAACTCTTCACTAAGTAAAAGATTGTTTGCGGAAGATATACAATCATGATTAGGAAAAGGCATACTGGAATACCTTTTAAGAGTGGAATTATTTCGAAGTAAAAACTTTTGGATCTCAAACAATGTTAGGTTCTTAATTTGATCTTCGTTAAGTACCAAACCTGTGAAATAATGAAATTAACGTCAAAATTATATATTACATTAACTTAAACATTTATATAAATTCTATTATAATGGAAAATACCTGGATGTTTTAAAATACGACGTTGCTTGTAGAGAATGTCATCTGATAAGTAAGTGAAAGTTTTTTCCCACACAAATTCCGGTCTAGACATACTCTCGGACATTAACATTGTACAAAACAAACTTCTTAAATAATAACCCGATCCGGTGAAACTGGCTTCTATAATTGCTTCAACATATTCATTGTCATCATCCAAAAGGCCATATGCATAACATGCATCTCTAAAAGTAGGATACTCAACATCATTTACGGTTCTAATATCCTCAAAATTTCTTGGACCTTTCACCTTGTTCAACAAAATCCTCAAATAATAAGCTTCACCGACTGAAGGAGAAACCGAATGAATTCTGCCAATTGAAAACCCTCTTTTCCTTGGTTTCCACTTACGTTTGTTGATCTTCCATACAAATTTTGTTGGGAATTCGACATAAGTAAGTTGACGTGCCGCAGGGTATTTTTCATTACAAACAAACCACTGTAAAAACATTGAAGCATTCACTGACGGTTTATCTAACACATCTTCTATTTCTTCAAATTCTTCATAGATAACATGTTGTTGTCCTGGAAGATGAAAAGGAAGCCTAATGACAGAAGGATTCCTATAATGTATATCATAAGAAAAAATCCGCCAAGACGCTTCACAAGCAGATATGTATCGACAACTATAGTAGTCTTTGATTTCATCAACCGTCTTTTCTTTATCATTTGCTTCTTTACTTGGTACAAAACAAATGGATGCCCTATCATGacctttatttatatatttaaacaaatattttatTGATCCGGCCTGATTGCACCACTCAACATTGATGTGTGCTTGATATCtttgtaaaagaattttattgTATGGCACAACACTGCGGTTATCTAACTTGACATCTGACTTCTCAATAAAAACACCGTTGTTACGTCTTCTATAAACGGGAAAACCATCACCATCTATGCATGTAGATTCACGAAATTTTTTGGGAAAATTTTTGGAACACTTTCCGTCAATCATGCAGGGACAATTCATATTTTCAACACCACAAGGACCATGAATCATGAACTCAGTTACAAGAAAATATAACTCTGGTTCTTTGTCTTTGTCAGGTATTTCGGCAGAAATGAATGGATCGATATAATCAACGGTTGGAAGTTTGTGGTCGGCATGCATAAATAAGCACAAATGAGCATGAGGCAAGCCGCGCTTTTGAAACTCCACCGTATAtacaactaaaaataaaaaataaacaaatttaaaattgtgtattatatttactttttaaTGTTTCCTACCGTTTACTAACTAAATAGGCATATATAACATAGtttaaagtttatttattatAAATGTTGAAAAAAAAGTAGAAAAGTTTGAAGAcaaaaacaaaattaattaaaataccTGCTTGAAGCTTTCCCAGAATTGCATTATCCCTTAAGTCTTTAATGATGGAATCCAActtgattttaaataacctacatAAAATATCAGGCCTATCTTCCGGGTTAAGAGTCGTGTCCTTATGAAACCTCTTCACTTCAGGCCATTTTGGGTTACATGTGATTGTTATGAAAAAATCAGGATATCCATACCATTTACAAAGGGACA encodes the following:
- the LOC110913359 gene encoding uncharacterized protein LOC110913359; this encodes MRQKRKLHLAAKKTKRCDLASTGKGFETRSPLSNITNGVFIVDCKERILLRKEVIDKRISHKKSKGLQNVQVSSNQSPTNRNVDYGKEVVNTYQSIPNTHTTDTASNIYYTPLLSDVTNASLPNNDYTSSKFNRRIRKEYLDRRKKGLNFTSPNNPISSTSSSDIQFSFNNSPINRTVPYVKEVVIPYQSNPNQHTIVHSSNIYFTPMLSDITNASITTDDYSSPKFCRSIRKQYRDRQKQAIKSPSVNFPRSTTQASIKLPQSTYTSKKNIQLSSLNNSREKLPFSGEFITNIFCGISKDYLDHGDQSHICETCHAKLWKDEVLRSYQRKTKSSFSLCCGYSKVKLPDFKPPPSDYKSLYTSSDSKSIHFLKNIRRYNSMFSFTSMGGKVDNSINNGNSPYVFRLSGENYHSIGSLIPTNGSKPKFSQLYIYDTENEVANRQFVLGESRKHSSLSSENLDFEIISELKAMLDSRNQLVKSYRMARDCFQRNPCENLKIRLIAKRNKDGRTYNLPTASEVAALIVGDIDTLFEPRDIIVKSKQGYLERISELHPSYLALQYPLLFVYGDDGYRIDILHRDVSTSSSSDVSTSTTSKRHTCTMREYFCYRIQDRSNTFSLVLNSRRLFQQFLVDAYTMIESERLLYIRTQQKKLRCETFENLCSVKEQGKSDVSKIGQRVILPSSFTGSARYMFQNYLDAMSLCKWYGYPDFFITITCNPKWPEVKRFHKDTTLNPEDRPDILCRLFKIKLDSIIKDLRDNAILGKLQAVVYTVEFQKRGLPHAHLCLFMHADHKLPTVDYIDPFISAEIPDKDKEPELYFLVTEFMIHGPCGVENMNCPCMIDGKCSKNFPKKFRESTCIDGDGFPVYRRRNNGVFIEKSDVKLDNRSVVPYNKILLQRYQAHINVEWCNQAGSIKYLFKYINKGHDRASICFVPSKEANDKEKTVDEIKDYYSCRYISACEASWRIFSYDIHYRNPSVIRLPFHLPGQQHVIYEEFEEIEDVLDKPSVNASMFLQWFVCNEKYPAARQLTYVEFPTKFVWKINKRKWKPRKRGFSIGRIHSVSPSVGEAYYLRILLNKVKGPRNFEDIRTVNDVEYPTFRDACYAYGLLDDDNEYVEAIIEASFTGSGYYLRSLFCTMLMSESMSRPEFVWEKTFTYLSDDILYKQRRILKHPGLVLNEDQIKNLTLFEIQKFLLRNNSTLKRYSSMPFPNHDCISSANNLLLSEELAYDKEILVEEFRKLFSSLTKEQRVIYEEIITAVDNNKGGVFFVYGYGGTGKTYLWKTLCASIRSEGKIVLSVASSGIASLLLSGGRTAHSRFHIPINLDEDSFCFIKPDSDLARLLQETSLIIWDEAPMVHKHGFEALDRSLKDLFRSVSGASSELPFGGKVIVFGGDFRQILPVVPGGSRQQIVNASLSSSYIWRTCKVLKLTKNLRLSTSNDPSEIQETTNFANWLLDIGEGNVGGVNDGNAILQIPEDLLIKHSSDPISELIEFVYPSLIYNFNEANYFHQRAILAPTNDVVQEINDRMLSLFPGVEKEYLSSDSICPTEMLNENLDDTLCSPDILNGIKASGLPNHRLVFKVGVPVMLLRNIDQKSGLCNGTRLKVVSLGKRVIQVEIISGSHIGDRHYIPRITLIPTDKKLHIKLQRRQFPLAVSFAMTINKSQGQSLSRVGLFLKNPVFTHGQLYVALSRVTRRDGLKIVILDSDGNLSDTTSNVVYKEGFRNL